One Bombus fervidus isolate BK054 chromosome 2, iyBomFerv1, whole genome shotgun sequence DNA segment encodes these proteins:
- the LOC139998110 gene encoding BTB/POZ domain-containing protein 10-like isoform X3 — protein MQLSVERRGQVNFHSCGLEICTSTSWILKKLGWYLSISNFWSKMSNPAERLNYVQDSSSDTETDKETGGRGRHRIYKNRMRLCSGVSVGKNQQSQNRDNLPSSGSINSINNPQASDERITLIVDNTRFIVDPALFTAHPNTMLGRMFSSGVEYAQPNERGEYEVADGISAMVFRAILDYYKGGVIRCPPAVAVQELREACDYLLVPFDANTVKCQNLRGLLHELSNEGARCQFEVFLEDLILPLMVNSARRGDRECHIVVLLEDDIVDWDEEYPPQMGEEYSQTVNSTAMYRFFKYIENRDVAKQVMKERGLKKIRLGIEGYPTYKEKIKKRAGGRAEVIYNYVQRPFIHMSWEKEEAKSRHVDFQCVKSKSVTNLAEATADPVLDAGGNPIAIALLQAEPAPQPEVVLPVGSDGDVEGAIGLPADQDLGSIPPDELP, from the exons ATGCAACTTTCCGTTGAAAGGAGAGGTCAGGTTAACTTTCATTCTTGTGGTTTAGAGATTTGTACCTCAACCAGCTGGATTTTGAAGAAACTTGGATGGTATTTGTCTATATCTAATTT cTGGTCCAAGATGTCAAATCCTGCTGAGCGTTTAAACTATGTTCAAGATAGTAGCAGTGATACTGAAACAGATAAAGAAACAGGTGGCAGGGGCAGGCATCGTATTTATAAGAATAGAATGAG ACTTTGCTCTGGAGTTAGTGTTGGAAAAAATCAACAAAGTCAAAATAGAGACAATTTACCATCATCAGGATCTATTAATAGTATAAACAATCCACAAGCTAGTGATGAACGCATTACTCTTATTGTTGATAATACCAG aTTTATTGTTGATCCTGCACTCTTTACTGCACATCCAAACACGATGTTAGGTAGAATGTTTAGTTCTGGTGTTGAATATGCTCAACCAAATGAACGTGGTGAATATGAAGTTGCAGATGGTATATCTGCCATGGTGTTTAGAGCTATTCTTGATTATTATAAAGGTGGCGTAATTCGATGTCCACCGGCAGTTGCTGTTCAAGAATTACGAGAAGCTTGCGATTATCTTCTTGTACCATTTGACGCTAATACAGTAAAGTGTCAAAATTTAa GAGGACTATTACATGAATTGTCTAACGAAGGTGCACGATGCCAGTTTGAAGTGTTTCTAGAAGATTTAATACTGCCGCTAATGGTAAACAGCGCACGTAGAGGCGATCGCGAATGTCACATCGTTGTTCTATTGGAAGATGATATCGTTGATTGGGATGAAGAATATCCCCCGCAAATGGGAGAAGAATATTCACAAA CTGTTAACAGTACTGCGATGTATCGGTTCTTCAAATATATCGAAAACAGAGATGTAGCTAAGCAGGTAATGAAGGAACGCGGTTTAAAAAAGATTCGTTTAGGTATCGAAGGATATCCTacttataaagaaaaaattaagaagAGAGCAGGTGGACGTGCTGAAGTGATTTATAATTACGTGCAAAGACCATTTATTCACATGTCCtgggagaaagaagaagcgaAAAGCCGACACGTCGATTTTCAGTGCGTGAAATCAAAGTCTGTGACAAATCTTGCGGAAGCTACCGCCGATCCGGTACTGGATGCTGGTGGAAATCCAATAGCAATCGCTCTTCTGCAAGCTGAACCAGCGCCTCAACCAGAAGTCGTACTACCAGTCGGTTCGGATGGCGACGTTGAGGGTGCCATAGGTTTACCAGCTGATCAAGATCTTGGATCTATACCGCCTGACGAGTTACCATGA
- the LOC139998110 gene encoding BTB/POZ domain-containing protein KCTD20-like isoform X1 — translation MQLSVERRGQVNFHSCGLEICTSTSWILKKLGWYLSISNFWSKMSNPAERLNYVQDSSSDTETDKETGGRGRHRIYKNRMSCGGSSKPKSCLVQRDGSNERHCHTFNSGRQNTNVNQQSRLCSGVSVGKNQQSQNRDNLPSSGSINSINNPQASDERITLIVDNTRFIVDPALFTAHPNTMLGRMFSSGVEYAQPNERGEYEVADGISAMVFRAILDYYKGGVIRCPPAVAVQELREACDYLLVPFDANTVKCQNLRGLLHELSNEGARCQFEVFLEDLILPLMVNSARRGDRECHIVVLLEDDIVDWDEEYPPQMGEEYSQTVNSTAMYRFFKYIENRDVAKQVMKERGLKKIRLGIEGYPTYKEKIKKRAGGRAEVIYNYVQRPFIHMSWEKEEAKSRHVDFQCVKSKSVTNLAEATADPVLDAGGNPIAIALLQAEPAPQPEVVLPVGSDGDVEGAIGLPADQDLGSIPPDELP, via the exons ATGCAACTTTCCGTTGAAAGGAGAGGTCAGGTTAACTTTCATTCTTGTGGTTTAGAGATTTGTACCTCAACCAGCTGGATTTTGAAGAAACTTGGATGGTATTTGTCTATATCTAATTT cTGGTCCAAGATGTCAAATCCTGCTGAGCGTTTAAACTATGTTCAAGATAGTAGCAGTGATACTGAAACAGATAAAGAAACAGGTGGCAGGGGCAGGCATCGTATTTATAAGAATAGAATGAG TTGTGGTGGCTCTTCCAAACCAAAATCTTGTTTGGTACAAAGAGATGGAAGCAATGAAAGGCACTGTCATACCTTCAATTCTGGCAGACAAAACACTAATGTTAATCAACAAAGCAG ACTTTGCTCTGGAGTTAGTGTTGGAAAAAATCAACAAAGTCAAAATAGAGACAATTTACCATCATCAGGATCTATTAATAGTATAAACAATCCACAAGCTAGTGATGAACGCATTACTCTTATTGTTGATAATACCAG aTTTATTGTTGATCCTGCACTCTTTACTGCACATCCAAACACGATGTTAGGTAGAATGTTTAGTTCTGGTGTTGAATATGCTCAACCAAATGAACGTGGTGAATATGAAGTTGCAGATGGTATATCTGCCATGGTGTTTAGAGCTATTCTTGATTATTATAAAGGTGGCGTAATTCGATGTCCACCGGCAGTTGCTGTTCAAGAATTACGAGAAGCTTGCGATTATCTTCTTGTACCATTTGACGCTAATACAGTAAAGTGTCAAAATTTAa GAGGACTATTACATGAATTGTCTAACGAAGGTGCACGATGCCAGTTTGAAGTGTTTCTAGAAGATTTAATACTGCCGCTAATGGTAAACAGCGCACGTAGAGGCGATCGCGAATGTCACATCGTTGTTCTATTGGAAGATGATATCGTTGATTGGGATGAAGAATATCCCCCGCAAATGGGAGAAGAATATTCACAAA CTGTTAACAGTACTGCGATGTATCGGTTCTTCAAATATATCGAAAACAGAGATGTAGCTAAGCAGGTAATGAAGGAACGCGGTTTAAAAAAGATTCGTTTAGGTATCGAAGGATATCCTacttataaagaaaaaattaagaagAGAGCAGGTGGACGTGCTGAAGTGATTTATAATTACGTGCAAAGACCATTTATTCACATGTCCtgggagaaagaagaagcgaAAAGCCGACACGTCGATTTTCAGTGCGTGAAATCAAAGTCTGTGACAAATCTTGCGGAAGCTACCGCCGATCCGGTACTGGATGCTGGTGGAAATCCAATAGCAATCGCTCTTCTGCAAGCTGAACCAGCGCCTCAACCAGAAGTCGTACTACCAGTCGGTTCGGATGGCGACGTTGAGGGTGCCATAGGTTTACCAGCTGATCAAGATCTTGGATCTATACCGCCTGACGAGTTACCATGA
- the LOC139998110 gene encoding BTB/POZ domain-containing protein KCTD20-like isoform X2, which translates to MQLSVERRGQVNFHSCGLEICTSTSWILKKLGCWSKMSNPAERLNYVQDSSSDTETDKETGGRGRHRIYKNRMSCGGSSKPKSCLVQRDGSNERHCHTFNSGRQNTNVNQQSRLCSGVSVGKNQQSQNRDNLPSSGSINSINNPQASDERITLIVDNTRFIVDPALFTAHPNTMLGRMFSSGVEYAQPNERGEYEVADGISAMVFRAILDYYKGGVIRCPPAVAVQELREACDYLLVPFDANTVKCQNLRGLLHELSNEGARCQFEVFLEDLILPLMVNSARRGDRECHIVVLLEDDIVDWDEEYPPQMGEEYSQTVNSTAMYRFFKYIENRDVAKQVMKERGLKKIRLGIEGYPTYKEKIKKRAGGRAEVIYNYVQRPFIHMSWEKEEAKSRHVDFQCVKSKSVTNLAEATADPVLDAGGNPIAIALLQAEPAPQPEVVLPVGSDGDVEGAIGLPADQDLGSIPPDELP; encoded by the exons ATGCAACTTTCCGTTGAAAGGAGAGGTCAGGTTAACTTTCATTCTTGTGGTTTAGAGATTTGTACCTCAACCAGCTGGATTTTGAAGAAACTTGGATG cTGGTCCAAGATGTCAAATCCTGCTGAGCGTTTAAACTATGTTCAAGATAGTAGCAGTGATACTGAAACAGATAAAGAAACAGGTGGCAGGGGCAGGCATCGTATTTATAAGAATAGAATGAG TTGTGGTGGCTCTTCCAAACCAAAATCTTGTTTGGTACAAAGAGATGGAAGCAATGAAAGGCACTGTCATACCTTCAATTCTGGCAGACAAAACACTAATGTTAATCAACAAAGCAG ACTTTGCTCTGGAGTTAGTGTTGGAAAAAATCAACAAAGTCAAAATAGAGACAATTTACCATCATCAGGATCTATTAATAGTATAAACAATCCACAAGCTAGTGATGAACGCATTACTCTTATTGTTGATAATACCAG aTTTATTGTTGATCCTGCACTCTTTACTGCACATCCAAACACGATGTTAGGTAGAATGTTTAGTTCTGGTGTTGAATATGCTCAACCAAATGAACGTGGTGAATATGAAGTTGCAGATGGTATATCTGCCATGGTGTTTAGAGCTATTCTTGATTATTATAAAGGTGGCGTAATTCGATGTCCACCGGCAGTTGCTGTTCAAGAATTACGAGAAGCTTGCGATTATCTTCTTGTACCATTTGACGCTAATACAGTAAAGTGTCAAAATTTAa GAGGACTATTACATGAATTGTCTAACGAAGGTGCACGATGCCAGTTTGAAGTGTTTCTAGAAGATTTAATACTGCCGCTAATGGTAAACAGCGCACGTAGAGGCGATCGCGAATGTCACATCGTTGTTCTATTGGAAGATGATATCGTTGATTGGGATGAAGAATATCCCCCGCAAATGGGAGAAGAATATTCACAAA CTGTTAACAGTACTGCGATGTATCGGTTCTTCAAATATATCGAAAACAGAGATGTAGCTAAGCAGGTAATGAAGGAACGCGGTTTAAAAAAGATTCGTTTAGGTATCGAAGGATATCCTacttataaagaaaaaattaagaagAGAGCAGGTGGACGTGCTGAAGTGATTTATAATTACGTGCAAAGACCATTTATTCACATGTCCtgggagaaagaagaagcgaAAAGCCGACACGTCGATTTTCAGTGCGTGAAATCAAAGTCTGTGACAAATCTTGCGGAAGCTACCGCCGATCCGGTACTGGATGCTGGTGGAAATCCAATAGCAATCGCTCTTCTGCAAGCTGAACCAGCGCCTCAACCAGAAGTCGTACTACCAGTCGGTTCGGATGGCGACGTTGAGGGTGCCATAGGTTTACCAGCTGATCAAGATCTTGGATCTATACCGCCTGACGAGTTACCATGA
- the LOC141445958 gene encoding uncharacterized protein, with translation MTAGLVKASKEVIVNEPIWQDKPFSKTHPVQRTYSQNPDFFTFALLCQTVYADLEAENFRLQREMTLTAFQHSAQFPIQGLRQLRTYLNSQLVDLKWIIITLMNATSPLL, from the exons ATGACAGCTGGTTTGGTAAAAGCTTCTAAAGAAGTAATTGTCAATGAACCCATTTGGCAAGATAAACCCTTTTCCAAAACCCATCCCGTACAAAGAACTTATAGTCAGAATCCCGATTTCTTCACCTTTGCACTACTGTGTCAAACAGTGTATGCCGATCTGGAAGCAGAAAATTTCCGGCTCCAGCGTGAGATGACACTTACTGCTTTTCAGCAC AGTGCGCAATTCCCAATCCAAGGATTGAGGCAACTGAGAACGTATCTGAACAGCCAGCTGGTGGATTTGAAGTGGATAATCATAACGCTTATGAATGCTACATCTCCCCTCTTGTGA
- the LOC139998114 gene encoding nurim homolog, translated as MFVKCISVVVCTICFLYTFYILCNLTYFLSNVSNKDKETITSSEKDEDTESVLWLLIINMSLLSIFMFQHSLMASDVVKHLFCKLHMDYMERSIYNVTSAMTLHLLFNKWQTISSIALWNVNISFNNILWFTITALHVLAWSIIYSGCLMMDISELVGIKQVYYKFSFRPSPMLMKSKELLRYYSHMRHPSFTGFLIILWVYPHMTLDRLLLALILSIYMTLMWTIDKEDYNYHANLVKRKQRELF; from the exons atgtttgtaaaatgTATTAGTGTTGTTGTTTGTactatttgttttttatacaccttttatattttatgtaatttgacatattttttatcgaatgtgtcgaataaagataaagaaacgaTTACTTCGTCAGAAAAAg ATGAAGATACAGAGTCTGTATTATGGTTGCTAATAATAAACATGTCTCTATTAAGTATTTTTATGTTCCAACATTCACTTATGGCAAGTGATGTTgtgaaacatttattttgcaaattacATATGGATTATATGGAAAGAAGTATTTATAATGTTACTAGTGCTATGActcttcatttattatttaataaatggcAAACTATTTCATCTATTGCATTATGGAATGTTAATATctcttttaataatattttgtggTTTACAATTACTGCTTTACATGTATTGGCTTGGTCAATAATTTATAGTGGATGTTTGATGATGGATATATCTGAATTAGTTGGAATAAAACAAGTATATTATAAGTTTTCATTTAGACCAAGTCCTATGCTAATGAAGTCAAAAGAATTGTTACGTTATTACTCACACATGAGACATCCAAGTTTTACAggatttcttattattttatgggTATATCCTCATATGAC atTAGACCGATTATTATTGGCTTTGATACTCTCAATTTATATGACCTTAATGTGGACTATTGACAAGGAAGATTACAATTATCATGCTAATCTTGTGAAGAGAAAACAAAGAGAATTATTCTGA